From the Coffea eugenioides isolate CCC68of chromosome 1, Ceug_1.0, whole genome shotgun sequence genome, the window TAGAAGAATTCTAAAGAATTGTAGGCAAAAAATCAGTGAAATGTACGTCGAGATGTTGGACTTCTTGCTAAAATCTGTCTCTCAGGGCCGTGACAGGTATGACTATTGCAACAACAGTCATAATTCATATCTGGAGAGCTTTTTGGAATCCAGTTCTCCTTCGAGAGATGAATTCTTGGAATTCTTCTATTTTCTCCTAGAGAATCTTGGGGATATTGTCATCTGGGGTGAAGCCTGTGATTCAAGACTTGCAAAATTGTTTGAACCGCTTCAAGAGAAGCTAGTGTTCCTTAAAAATTTCATTCTCTTTGCCAGTTTGCAAGGCAAGCCCAAGAGGAATCTCTTGGAGCACTGTGCAGTTGTGGCTTTATCTGCAGCACATCTTTCTTACATTTGTTGGTCTTCAAAATATGACAATCAAGTGCTTGACGGATTAGGCCTAAAGATTTCAGAACTAATAGACAAGATCAAGCCAGCTGACCACCGAGCCCTTCTCACATATATCCGCGTCGTTGAATCTGGATCAACATCCCCCACTCTGTCTACCAAGAAGGATATAATTATAGTGGGTGAATTTGTAGATTCTCTTCTAGCTCATCTTTGGGAGCTACTACTAAATTGTCCTTCCTGTTTAATGGTATCTTTGAAACATCAATTGCGGATGCTCTATGAGGAACTGCGATTCTTGAGAAACATTCTCACTAAGGAGAAGTGTGATTGGGTAGATGAAAGAATCAAGGATCTTGTTGGAGCTCTGGTCAATGATGCTGGGATTATAATTTTTTCACTTTATCAGAGCAACATTCGAGAAGCTTCAGCCAAGAAAATAGATATGCAGCTTTTTTGTTTGCTGGAGAAGATTAAGATTATTAAGGCAGAAGTTGAGGAAAAGTATCCTGTAGTGTCAAATTTTAACTGCCTTGCAACTAATGCACTGGGGCTTATCGATCTTctccaagaaaaactaaaggaaGTAGCAAGCTATGAAGTTGATCCTCTATTTTCTTTTGCAGAGGATAGAGTTCACCTCTTAAGGTCATACTTGAAGAATGCCATGGAGCAGCACAACAAGGATGCAAACCCCCAAGCACAAACAATCCAAGATTTGTTGTTCCTGAAATCATTCTTGGAAAACAATTTGGAGCAGCACACAGAGAAGGAAAAGCTTCATATTCAAACGATGCAAGATGGTCTTGTATTCTTAAGGTCATTCTTGGAGAACAACAGGGACCAACGCAACCACCTTGAAGAGCTCCAAGCTCTTAGAAGTCGTATTGTGGAAGTGGCACACAAGACAGAGTTTGTTATTGACTCCTTGATAGTAGGAGATGTATCATTTTATTCTCTAATGTTGTTTGACAAAGTCACAGAAGAAATTAAGCTTCTTAAAACCAAGACATGGGAGTTTGACTGCATCAAAGCCCAGAAGCCCGCCAATAGTTCGAGGGATGTGCCACAAGGTAGTATCTCACAATATTTGAAAAAGATGATGATATTAGCTGTCCAGATTTTGTTAATGATCTTTCATTCTCTatgtaattttttcaaaacaacaGGAAGCAAGTGGACTGGAGCATTCCACCAGGTGCCATCACAGGGTAATATCTCAACCATTCATAAAACTTCAGTATATCTGAAGGATCAGGAGCAAGCAATTATCGATCAACTTATAGGAGGATCAATGCAGTTGGACATCATTTCCATTGTGGGCATGCCTGGACTAGGTAAGACGTTTCTGGCCCAAAGAGTCTACCATGATCCATCAATTGCATCTCACTTCCATATTCTTGCATGGTGTTGTATCTCTCAAGTATATTGCAAGAAAGATCTGTTGCTTGTGATTTTGGGTTGCATTGATCCAAAAGCTGAATACTCAGATATGGATGAAGATGATTTAGCTCACAAACTTTGTAATCACTTGAGGAAACAGAAGTATCTCATAGTTTTAGATGATGTGTGGGATATTGAGGCATGGAATGCATTGAAAATATCTTTCCCAGATTATGCCAATGGAAGCAGAATTATATCAACGAGTCGGCATCATGGAATTACCGGTAAACCTCACCATCTTCGGCCActtgatgaagaagaaagctgGGAGTTACTAAAGAAGAAGCTGTCAATTACCATAGAAGGTGGTTATCCTGTAGAACTAAGTGTTCTTGGGAGGCAAATAGCAAAAAACTGTAATGGACTGCCTCTATCAATCGTCATCATATCTGGAATTCTCGGGACTCTAGATCAAGGTCGTTGGGGAGAGGTAGCAGAAAGGCTTGACTCAAACAGCAAGATTGGTGCCACAGAGCAATGCAAGAGTATATTAGAGCTGAGTTACATACATCTACCTGACCATTTGAAGCCATGCCTTCTTTACTTCAGTGCATTTAGGGAAGACCAAGAAATTTCTGTAAAGAGGTTGATGTGGCTGTGGATCGCCGAAGGATTTGTACGAAAGAAGGAATCAGAGTGCCCTGAAAAATTAGCAGAAGGCTATTTAATAGCTCTAATTAACAGAAGCTTGGTTATGGAGGGGCAAAAAAGATCCATTGGCGGGGTCAAGACATGCCACATTCATGATTTGTTGCATGTCTTTTGTTTGGGAAAAGCTAAAGATAAAAAATTTCTACATTTGATACAAGGATGTGACGGATTTCTTAATTTTGATGAACCACACTACCTATATCGGTTATCCATTCACTCTCAGCCAAAGCATGTTGCGAAGTCAAAGATACTTTGTCCCCATGTACGCTCTCTATTACATTCTTCTTGTGGTATTGGGAGCCGTGGAGTATCATACACCTTATCCTTTGTTTGTCACCTGAAACTTCTTCAAGTGTTGGATTTGGAACAAATTAATCTTGGTTTTACTTTCCTATGTGAATTAGGGTTGCTCATTCAGTTGAGGTACTTGGCTGTTTCAGGTTGGATCAAATACATCCCACCCTCACTGGAAAACCTCTCGAATTTGGAAACGTTTTGTGTGACAACATATTATTCTGATTTTGTTCTTTCATCGTTGGAAGAAATTTTTTGGATATTGCAGAAATTGAGGCATCTACAAGTACGTGGTGCTTTGATTGATCTTAGGTTGGCAAAGGAAAATCCTGAAAGCTCCTGTATGTTATACAATTTACACACGTTTTCCACTCCAAAGCTTTATCTTGGGCAAAGCATGGAAAAGATGATGATGAAGTTTCCAAATATCCGCAGACTGAAATGCTGTCTGCTACAATCAGAGGAATCTTCTAGTGAGAGCACAAGGATCGTGGCAATGGAGTCTCTGAGTCAGCTAGAATCACTAAAGCTGCTACTGGGTAAAGTTCCTGCAAATTGTATCAAATTTCATCTCCCCTTGAATCTGAAAAAGTTGACACTGGAGGACTTCTCATGGAGTGTAATTTGCACAATCAGAAAGCTACCCAATCTTGAGGCTCTCAA encodes:
- the LOC113780373 gene encoding putative late blight resistance protein homolog R1A-3 yields the protein MEQHNKDANPQAQTIQDLLFLKSFLENNLEQHTEKEKLHIQTMQDGLVFLRSFLENNRDQRNHLEELQALRSRIVEVAHKTEFVIDSLIVGDVSFYSLMLFDKVTEEIKLLKTKTWEFDCIKAQKPANSSRDVPQGSKWTGAFHQVPSQGNISTIHKTSVYLKDQEQAIIDQLIGGSMQLDIISIVGMPGLGKTFLAQRVYHDPSIASHFHILAWCCISQVYCKKDLLLVILGCIDPKAEYSDMDEDDLAHKLCNHLRKQKYLIVLDDVWDIEAWNALKISFPDYANGSRIISTSRHHGITGKPHHLRPLDEEESWELLKKKLSITIEGGYPVELSVLGRQIAKNCNGLPLSIVIISGILGTLDQGRWGEVAERLDSNSKIGATEQCKSILELSYIHLPDHLKPCLLYFSAFREDQEISVKRLMWLWIAEGFVRKKESECPEKLAEGYLIALINRSLVMEGQKRSIGGVKTCHIHDLLHVFCLGKAKDKKFLHLIQGCDGFLNFDEPHYLYRLSIHSQPKHVAKSKILCPHVRSLLHSSCGIGSRGVSYTLSFVCHLKLLQVLDLEQINLGFTFLCELGLLIQLRYLAVSGWIKYIPPSLENLSNLETFCVTTYYSDFVLSSLEEIFWILQKLRHLQVRGALIDLRLAKENPESSCMLYNLHTFSTPKLYLGQSMEKMMMKFPNIRRLKCCLLQSEESSSESTRIVAMESLSQLESLKLLLGKVPANCIKFHLPLNLKKLTLEDFSWSVICTIRKLPNLEALKLIRQADGEKEWDMGDIEYMEEEEIFPKLKFLKLESLKMVRWMGSGEHFPSLERLILVGCAELEELPSCLWETFTLQLIEVHGCLYSAGDSVRDIKKQQMDYGNMDLKILISEEVDESSSWSDGDSDGWLPEEIEESSSSSEIHTDDQANDHLP